The Chitinimonas arctica region CTGGCGCGGGTCAGCCGCAGCGGATCGGCGCGGCCATCGCCATTGATGTCGGCGCTATCGCCGCTATAGCTGCGGGCCAGCAAGGGGCCGGCCTGCCCCAGGTCGAATTGGCCGCTGGCCAGCAAGCGGCAGCTGAAGGCGTTGCCGCTGGAAAGACAGAGCTGCTCATTGCTGGAGGTGCCGACTTCCGACGAGTAAACGCTGCCGGGCAACAGGATATCGGTGCGGCCATCGCCGTTGAAGTCGTAGGCGGTAGGGAGACCACTCCGGTTGCCCCCCGCGATGGCGTCCGCCTCGGCCCAGGCGCTACAGGTAAAGCCTTGACCTTCACGAAAGCGCGCGTAGCAAAGCTGGCGTTTGCTGAAGAATTGGCTACGGACCACGCCATAGCCATCGACCATGCCCTCAGCACCCAGTAAGTCCAGCTGGCCGTCGCCGTCGAAGTCGCCCGTTTCCAGTACGGTAAAGGCGGCAGGCTGGCCGGTGAACACGTTCTGGCTGTCGAAACCACGGCCATTGCCCAGGAACAGCCTGTGCATCCGGCCACCGACGCGGCGCTTGTCCAGCATATCGGTGTAGCCGTCGCCGTTGAAGTCGCCCATCACGATCATATCGAGTGGATCATTGCCTTCCTCGGGCGGCTCGCTGCTCGAATGCAGCGGGGGCGGCATACTCGCCACCCAGTCTTCCAGAATCGGTCCGTCCCAGTTGCCCAGGCTGACGAAACGCTTGGCCGTACCGGCTGCCGGTTCGCCCCATTGGAAGGTGGTGGCCGGCAGGCAGCGGCCGGCGCCGTCACAGCGTTTCACGCTGCGTAACAGACTGCGCGCACTGCGCGGGCTTTGGGTATAGCCAAGGGTATAGACGCTGGCGATCTCGCCGCCGTCGCCATTGGCCGCCGTATTGACCGCCGTGGTGATGGTCTTGAGCCGCTTCAGCAGATACGCCTTGCCGCCAGCGCCCCAGCCGGTGGTGTTGTCGGTATTGTCCGGGCGGGTTTCGTAGCCGAGCCGGACGATCACGTCGGCGTTGGTGGTGGCATGGCCGCCGTAGCGATACCAGGCGGGCAGGTTTTCTCCCGTGCTGAGGTCGTGCAGATAGCCCAGGGTCATGCGGTTGCCCGCGCGATCTTCCACCCGGTCCAAGGCCCAGCTGATGGCCTCGGTCTTACCTTGGGCCTGTACATAGCTATTGGCCTGGCCGTCCAGGCCATTGACGCCGAAGTACTGAATCTGGCCAGCCTTGGTCTCGACCTTGAAGCCCAGCTTGCCATTGGCGCTGAAGCGGCTGATGCGGCTGAAGCTGTCGATTTCGGTGCGGTATTGGGCGTTCTCCGCCCAGTAGTTGGCATCGCTCATCGCCAGGTTGACCAGGACCAGGCGTTGGCCATCCAGGCACAGGCGGTCGCGCGTGTCGAAGCGGACAGTATCGTGCTCGCCATCCTGGGCAATGCTGCGACTGCAGCGTTGCACGCTGGACCGGCCGCTCAGGCTCCAACCCAGCCCGGCGAGGCCGCTGCTGCCGTTGCTGTTGTAGTTGAGACTGAGGCTTGGAGCCAAACCAGCGGTACCCGGCGGGACGGCAATCGGCAGGCTATAGCTGGCCGCGCCACCGCCAACACTGAGCTCGCCTGGCAGACTGCCGGCATCCACCCCGCCAGTGATCAGGCCATCTACATAGCTGGAGGCGAAGCTAATCTTGACGGGGGTATCACCGCCGCCTCCCTGACTGGCCGTCACGGTCACCGCAACCGGCGCACTGGTGGTCACGCCACCCAGACTATCAACCAGTTTGGCCGTCAGATTGGCATAGTTACCCACCGGCACCGCCATCCAGCTGTAGCTATACGGCGCACTGCTGTCTTCGCCCAGCTTGGTGGAGCCGTTGTAGAACTCGACACGGGTAATGCTGCCGCTGCCCACGGTGGCCGTGGCATTCAAGGTAATACTGGCCGGTGCCGTCAGGGTCTTGCCGGCTTCCGGGCTGCTCAGACTGATGGTCGTATTGGGGATGACCTGCACGTAGCGGTGGGCCGCATACAGCGTGGTATTACCCTGCTGGATACGCGCAGTGATCAGATACGGTGCAGCGCGCGGGGCGGCCCCGCGCTTGGTCACATAGCAGGTACCCGCTTCACTATCGGCCGTAACCCCTTGCGCCTTACCCAGCCATGCACCGTCGAACAAAAAGGACACATCGTCGCAACTACCCGTGCCATTGCTCAGCTTGATCCGCATAAAGATATCGGACACACCCTTGTACACCGCCCCATCGGCCGGGGTGGTCAGGGCAATGCGCAGGCTGCCCGGCATGGTGCAGTTGCGGTCCTCGCAGGGCAGTACCAGGCTGCCGCTGGGGGCGGTGGCCTGCACGAAGATCGGGCTGCCGGCGTAGCTGCTGGTATAGGGACTGAGATCAAAGCGCAGGCTGTGGCCGACGCTGGGGGTGCCGCAGGCGGCTTGCACGGCGGCGTTGTCCAGCTCGTCGCTGAGGTTGGCCAGATTGGCGGTGCCGATCGGCACACCGCCCAGGGCTTGGGTGGGGGCGTTCAGGAAGACCTGGTAGCTCATGGCTTGCGCCGTACCGGCCTGGCAGGTCCAGCCCACCAGTTGCGCCTTGCCGTCGGCACTGCTGCGAATGCCGCTCAGGCTGCCCAGCAGTGGGCTGGTGGTGATATTGACCGGGACCGGCGTGGAGTCGGTGCTGGCGCCCTGGTTGTCGGTGGCGCGCAGCTTGAAGCGGTAGAAACCGGCCGGCAGATTGTGGACATGGCTCAAGCTGGCGGTGGGCGTCGTACCCGGCACGGTCTTGAGGGGGGTGGCGCTATAGCCGCTGCCGCTATCGAGCAGCAGTTCCAGCTTGGCCACTTGGCCACCGACGTCGCTGCCGCTGCCGGTCAAGGTGATGGCGGCGGTTTGGCCGGCGGCAATCCGTACATTGCTGGGACTGGCACTGAGCGTGGCGGTAGGCCGGGCCGGATTGGCGCCGGCAACCGTGTTGAGGATTTCGACACTGCTGGTCGAACCGCCGGGACCGGTAGCGGTCCAGGTGCAGCTTGACGGATAGCCGACCCAGGCGGCACTGGCCGTGCTGGGGATATTGCCGCTGGTGGCCAGAGCCAGATTGCTGACCGTGTAGCCGGTACCGCTGGCGGTACAGCTTAACGACACGGCGGTGGCGTTGGTGGTAGACCAAGTGGAGGTATACGCCTGCCCCGCCGTCATGGTGGTGGGATTGCGCTGTACCGTGATGGTCGGTGCCGGCGGCTTGACCGTGGTCAGCGTTTCCCCCTTGCTGCTGGAACCGCCGGGACCGGTAGCGGTCCAGGTGCAGCTTGACGGATAGCCGACCCAGGCGGCACTGGCCGTGCCGGGGATATTGCCGCTGGTGGCCAGGGCCAGATTGCTGACGGTGTAGCCGGTACCGCTGGCGGTACAGCTGAGCGAGACGGCCGTGGCATTGGCGGTGGACCAAGTAAGGTTATACGGCTGGCCAGCCACCATGGGCGATGGCACGCGTTGCAGATTGATCGTAGGCGCGGGCGCAGCAGCGACCGTGGTGAAATAGTCCGGTGCGGCAGCGCTGCCGTCCGGGCCTTTGGCGGTCCAGATACAGCGTGAGGGATAGCCGACCCAGGCGGCGCTGGCCGTGCCAGGCGCACTGCCGCTGGTACCGACCGTACCCGTACCCGCAAAGCCGGTACCGGCGGCGGTACACTCGAATGTGACCGAATTGGCGTTGCTGGTGCTCCAACTGACGCTATAGGGCTGACCGGCAATCAAGGGCGTGGGCGTGCGCTGCACATTGATGGTCGGCGGGGCAGCGAGCACCGTGACGCCCACAAGCAAGGCACCTAAACGTGCCAGCCAATCCGTACCACGTGTGTTGCCCGGTACCGCCAAACGATGTGCCACGCCTGCTTTACGCATTTTGGTTCTTTTCGATAAATCAATGTGATAACGCGCACAACGGGGACGACGGCACGCCCGGCCAAGCGCCGGGGCGCGGAATATATACGAGCGGGATTGGGGCAGGCAAGTGGATTATTGCGGCGCAACATTCCGCAATGGGATGGCTACCAAGCGGAAGCGGCCTGCAGACTGGGTTTGCGCGGGAGGCAGAAGAACAGATGACCAAGCGCGATGCCCGGGTCGTGGGCAAAAGCAACTCGGTCGCAAGCGCCGCCGATTGCGATCCCTGCGCCAAGTTCTATCGCACCGTCTGTGAGGGGCTGCGCTACTGCCCCCCCTAAGTGGCCTATTCGCCCTGGGTCCATCCCCCACCCGGCAGCGCTGCATTCTCGAAGCGCGAGAATTGCCCCAGGAAGGCCAGCTTGACGATGCCGGTCGGGCCGTTACGGTGCTTGCTGATGATGACTTCTGCCAAGCCCTTGTCCGGCGAATCCGGGTTGTAGTACTCATCGCGGTACAGGAACATGATCAAGTCGGCATCCTGTTCCAGGGCGCCCGACTCGCGCAAGTCGGACATCATCGGCCGCTTGTTGGGGCGCTGCTCCACCGAGCGCGACAACTGCGACAGGGCAATGATGGGGACGCGCAGTTCCTTGGCCAAACCCTTGATCGAACGCGATATTTCACCCAGCTCGGTGGCGCGGTTCTGGTCCTTGCCCGACCCTTGCATCAGTTGCAGGTAGTCGATGATGATCAAGCCCAGCTGGCCGCCGAACTGCCGCGCCAAGCGGCGGGAACGGGCCCGGATCTCCAGGGCGGTCAAGCCCGGGGTCTCGTCGATGAAGATATTGGCCTCGCTCAGCTTGCCGGCCGCATAGGTCAGCTTCTGCCAATCGTCGTCTTCCAGATTACCGGTCTTGATCTTGTTGGAATCGAGCCGGCCCACCGAACCGACCATACGCATGACCAGCTGCGCGCCACCCATTTCCATGGAGAAGATCGCCACCGGCAGGCCGGCGTCGATCGCGACGTTTTCCGCCATATTCACCGAGAAGGCGGTCTTGCCCATGGAAGGACGGCCGGCCACGATCACCAGGTCGCCCGGCTGCAAGCCCGAGGTCCGCATATCCAGGTCGGTGAAACCGGTCGGTACACCGGTCACGTCGGTAGCGCTATCGCGGCTGTACAACTCGTCGATCCGGGTCACCACCTGCTTGAGCAGCTCCGGCATGCCCAGAAAACCCTGCTTGCCGCGCGCCGACTGTTCGGCGATCTCGAAGACCTTGCCTTCCGCTTCGTCCAGCAACTGCGACGCTTCCCGCCCCTTGGGGTTGTAGGCGCCATCGGCGATCTCCTCGCCGATGGCGGCCAACTGCCGCATGATGGAGCGCTCGCGCACGATCTCGGCGTAGCGCTTGATATTGGCGGCGCTGGGTACGTTCTGGGCCAGGCTGGCCAGATAGCTCAGGCCGCCGATATAGCTGAGCTGATTGATATTATCGAGCGACTCCGCCACCGTGATGGCGTCCGCCGGCCGGCCGGTTTCGACCAGCCGGGCGATATGCCGGAAAATAACCCGGTGGTCATCGCGATAGAAGTCGGCTTCGTTGATCGCATCGGCGATGCGGTCCCAGGCGGGATTGGAGATCAGCAGGCCACCCAGCACCGACTGCTCGGCTTCGACCGAATGCGGCGGCGTGCGGATGGCGAGTATTTGCGCGTCTTGCGGCGCATCGTCGCGTTCAAATTGACGGATATCTTCTTGATCGAATTGCATGACGGCAGTGGGGGCCTTAGGATGCGCGACCATGAGGCCACATATAAAACCGCATTCTAACGGACATCGTGCCGGCTACCATCGCTATGCTTGAAAGATGCCGCGTACCCGCGCCACGGTAATACCGACACCCGCCATCCCCCGTCCGGCCGCCCCTTGCCTGGACTCATTCCTACCCTAACAGCTGTACTTGCCGATCCCCTTTATGCCTCAAGTCCGCAAATCCGTTTTGGTCCCCTACCCTGCCGCACTGATGTTCGAATTGGTTGACCGTGTCGAGGATTACCCTCGTTTTCTGCCTTGGTGCGGCGAAACGCGCATCCATCTACGCGACCACGATTGGACCATCGCCACCATCGGCATCGACTACCTGGGCCTGAAGTCGAGCTTCACCACCGAAAACCGCAAGCAGCCCGGCCTGATCACCCTTGAACTGAAGGATGGTCCCTTCCGCAATCTCACGGGCGCCTGGCGCTTTACCGTGCTGGCGGAAGATGCCTGCAAGGTGGAATTCGAACTGGATTACGAGTTTTCCAGCCGCGCCCTGGAAGGGCTGGTGGGACCGGTATTCGGCAAGATCGCCGGCACCTTTGTCGATGCCTTCGTCAAGGAAGCGGAAAGACGGCGCGCATGAGCGAATCAATCGAAGTCGAAGTCGAAGTCGTCTATGCGGACCCAGCCCGGCAGCTGATGCGGGTGGTGCGGTTGCCCCTTGGCGCCACCGTCGCCATGGCCATCGATGCGGCGGCACTGGCGACCGAACTGGCCGATGTCGATCTGGCGGCCTGCCCGGTCGGCATATTCGGACAGGTCTGTGCCCGTACCAAGGTGCTGCGCCAGCATGACAGGGTCGAACTCTACCGGCCCCTGATCGCCGACCCCAAGGATGCCCGCCATCGCCGGGTGGCGCTGGGCAAGACCATGAAAAAGGCCGATTGACCCAGCTTTTTGACCCAGCTTTACTTGAGCATGTCGCACCAGCTCTTCTTGGCCGCCCTGGCCTCTTCCATGGCCTGTTTCAATTCGGCCGCGTTCATATCCCGCTCGCGTCCTTGCGCATCCTTGCGGCCGACGGAACCGGCTATTTCCATCTGGCTCAGGCTTTCGGTCGCCTTCAGGCAATTGGCCCTGATCTCGGCCTCGCTTACCGATACCGGCGCGGTCGCCTCGGCCTTCTCGGTGGACGGCTTGCCACCGGGCGCCGGTGCGGCCGCCGGGCCGGCGGTCTTGTTGATCTTGACCGGTTTGGCTTTCGCCGCGGCCGGGGGCTGGTCGCCGAATTGCACCTTACCGTTGGCATCGGTCCATTTGTAGACCTCGGCATGCGCGCCGACGGCCAGTAGCGCGATCAGCAGCAGCGAAACGTGGCTTGGATGGGATTTCATACGAGTTCCTCTGTAGCGGGCAAGGCGAGGGGCAAGGCCTCGCTGGGTTCATGGTCAAATCGGACATGCTCGATCTCGTCGAAGCGCTTGCTGATCTTCTCGCTGCTGATCTGCACTTCCTGGGCATCGTCATTGGCTTGGCGGATATGCGTGGCGAGCTTCTTCATGCGTTCGTCGAAACGGCGGAAATCGGTGGAAAGCCGGCTCAGGGCAGCCTTGATGATATGCACCTGCTGGCGGGTTTCCACATCCTTGATCACCGCACGGGCGGTATTGAGCACCGCCATCATGGTGGTGGGCGACACGATCCAGACGCGCTTGCCCATGGCGTACTGCACCAGTTCCGGGTTATAGGCATGGATCTCGGCGAAGACGGCTTCGGCTGGAATAAACATCACCGCGCCATCGGCTGTCTCACCGGCGATGATGTATTTTTCGCTGATGGCATCGATATGTTTTTTGACATCCGCACGGAACTGGCGCTGCGCCACCATGCGTTCGCCTTCCACGCGGGTGCCGAACATGCGGTGGTAGTTTTCCAGCGGGAACTTGGCATCGATCGCCACCGTACCGGTCGGTTCGGGTAGCCGCAACACACAGTCGGCACGGGTGCCGTTCGACAGGGTGGCCTGCAATTGATAGCAACTGGCCGGCAACACATTGCTCAGCAAATGTTCCAGCTGGACTTCGCCGAATGCGCCGCGCGACCGCTTATCACCCAGCAACTCCTGCAGGCTGACGACGTTGCTGGTCAGGCCATCGATCTTCTTCTGCGCCTCGTCGATGGTGGCGAGGCGGGCCATCACGCTGACAAACGTCTCGTTGGTCTTCTTGAAGCCTTCGTCCAGGCGCTCGCTGACCTTGCCCGAAATCTGTTCCAGCCGCTTGTCCACGCCATCGCTCAGCAAGGCGATGGATTGCGTCAGCTGCTCGGTGGTCTTGCGCAGCGTGCCCAGCAATAGTTCCTGCTGGGCCAAGCCCTGCTCGCCCACCAGCTTGCTGACCGTCGCCATGATCTCCACCCGCAAGGCATCCTGCTTCTGCTGCACGGTCTGCGAAATATCGGCGAGCTGCTTGGCAATCGCTTCACGGCTGTCGGCCAGCGCCTGCGTCTGGGTCAATTGCATCGATTGCAGCGCGCCGGTCTGGGCGATCTGCACAGCCTGCAAGGCCTCGGTCTGGGCGGAGCGCAGCGTGTCCAGTCCAACCCGGGTGTCCTTCAACTCTGCCCCCACCGCATCGCGCAGCCGATCGAAGGACTGGCCCACGCTATCGCGCAAACGCTCGCCCGATGCCTGCACGCTGGTGCGCAAGCGCTCGCTTTGCTCGGCGAAGCCGTGGCTGAGGGCATCCGACTGGCGCTGCAGGCCGGCATGCAGGTCACCCAGCATGGCGCGGTGCTTTTCTTCCAATTGGGCGGTCAACAGATCCAGGGTGCTGCGTTGCGCCTGCGCCAGTTGGCCCAGGCGGACGGTGACCAGGATCGCCGCCAGCAAGACCACCACGGTGACGATGCCGAACAGGACTTCAATCATGTGTTTATTCCAAAAGCACTTCAGGTTGCCGGGATGATACGCGCTCAGCCTGGGTAGGCGGCATATCGGCTATTCATCATAAATACCAAACAGAAATATAAAAACAATTCTTTATGCTTTGAAGCACTTTAACTCCTGGCCCAATATGGTGTTGCCAAAGTCAGTACCTTGCAAAGACCACTACCGCCCGTGTTGGGGAACGCGGGTTTGTCCCGCCCTCGATCGACGACTCCTAGTTCGAGGGCGGGCGGCGGTGGACTGGGAACCCGTCAACTCGCCAAGCTGTAAAGGACGTCACGATGCCGTTAATCATCCATCCCGGCTGGCAGGATTCCGGCCCCGCCCATTGGCAGTCGCGCTGGCAAGCCACCCTGCCCGATGCCCAGCGCCTTGTCCAGGCGGATTGGCATCAGCCTGACCTGGCGGACTGGGTTGCCACCCTGGACAGCAAACTGGCCGCGCTGGCCGAACCGGCTTTGCTGGTTTGCCATAGCCTGGGTTGCCTGACACTCCTGCACTGGGCCATCCGCCACCCCGAGCACCACGCCCGCCTGGGCGCTGCCCTGCTGGTCGCGCCGGCCGATGTCGAACGTTCCGACGCCCCGACAGAAATCCGCGGCTTTGCGCCCATCCCGCGCCTGCGGCTGCCTTTTCCCGTTACCGTGGTCGCGAGCGACGACGATCCGTTCTGCCGCATCGAGCGCAGCCGCCAATTCGCCGAGGATTGGGGCGCCGAACTGGTCACCCTGCGCCAGGCCGGCCATATCAATGCCGACAGCGGCTTTGGCGCCTGGCCAGAAGGCTTGGCGTTACTGACAGCGCTACGGGAACGGCAAACCCAGGCCAAAGAGGCGATCCACGGCTGACGATTACCGCCGCAAGCGGGGCATTCCGCTTATTCACTTGCGTTTCGGCGCTGGCGGTTCCAAACTTGAAGACCAGCCGTCATAGCCAGCACACGATGTTCCGCCGCGTTTCCGCCCTTTTCCTGTTGTTATGCAGCGCCGTCCTCGGCGCGGCCGAAACGCGCCAGAGCCTGGACGCGCTGAGCGAAGCGGCCGGCCGTTTCCTGTCCACCCAATTGGCCAATTACGGCGAGCGGGCCAGCTTCCAGCTGGGCAGGCTGGACAATCGGCTGGAACTGGCCCCCTGCCAAAAACTGGACGTGCAACTGCCGCAAGGCAGCCGCCTGGTCGGCAACACCAGCTTGCGCATCGCCTGCGGCAAGGGTGCGAAATGGGTGGTCAGCCTGCCGGTGGCCATTTCCATCCAGGCCGACTACTGGGTAGCCACGCGCGCCCTGCCCGCCGGCCATGAATTGACCGAGAACGATATCGAGCGCCGCAGCGGCGACCTTTCGCAATTGCCCAGCGGGGTAATCATCGACCATACGCTGGCGATAGGCCGCACCTTGCTGGGGGGCACCCCGGCCGGCGCCCCGCTGCGTGGCGACCAGTTGCGTCCGCCTTTTGCCGTCAAAGCCAATGAATTCGTCAAGATCGTCGCCACGGGCAATGGTTTCGAGGTCGCCAGCGAAGGCCGGGCCATGGCGAACGCCAATGAAGGCCAGCAGGTCAGCGTCAAGATGGTGACCGGCGCCGTGGTGCAGGGTGTAGCCCGCGCCGGCGGCACAGTGGAAATCAAGTACTAGGGACGCACTGAAATATTGCGCACACTCAAATCGCAGTGCACCACCCGGCGATACCCGCAAGGGGTAGGCCGTGGTTGTACGGCGCTGACGCGCCAACAACCACGCACAGCCGGGTGTTCATGGACCATGATAAATCAACGATCCCTCGCTGATTTATCCCACTCCCCCTCACCCGGGCGGCCCCGCCCTCGCCGCCGCGAGGGAGCCTCGCTGACGCTCGTTTAAGCATTAAACCAGCGTGCCCCTAACGCATCGCAGCATCGCCTGGACCCCCACGCCCCCCGCAAGTAGAATCACCGGTTCCTTCCCAGCGGTTTCGACCCCCACATGCAGGTATTTCGCGGCGCCCCTTTCCTACCGGCCGGCCCATGCGCGCTGACCATAGGCAACTTCGATGGCCTTCATCGCGGCCATCGCGCCATGCTCGACCGCCTGGTCGGCGAGGCCAGCCGGCTGGGTTTGCCCGCCGCCGTGCTGACATTCGAACCGCATCCGCGCGAGCTATTCGCGCCGGACTCGGCCCCGCCCCGCCTCTCCAGCCTGCGGGAAAAACTGGAACTGCTGCGCGACGCCGGTATTGCCCGCGTCTATCTGGCCCATTTCACCCGCGGCTTTGCGAGCCTGAGCGCGGAAGCCTTTGCCGGCGATATCGTTTCCAGCCAGATCGGCGCCCGCTATGTATTGGTGGGCGATGACTTCCGCTTTGGCAAGGGCCGCACCGGCGACAATAGTCAACTGGCCCTGTTCGGCCACCGCTTCGGCTTTTTGGCCGAGGCCATGCCGGAAATCGCCGTCGATGGCCGGCGCGCCTCCAGCACCGCGGTCCGCAACGCCTTGGCCAATGGCGAGCTGGCCTTGGCTGAACAATTGCTGGGTCGCCCCTACCGTATCAGCGGCCGGGTGGTGCATGGCCAGAAACTGGGCCGCCAGATCGGCTTTCCCACCGCGAATATCCAGGTAAAGCATAATCGCCCTCCACTCACCGGCATCTTCGTCACCGAGATCCATGGCGCCGGACCGGGTCCGCTGCTGGGCGCCACCAGCCTGGGCCAACGGCCGACCGTGGACGACTCCGGCCGCATCGCGCTGGAAGTGCATCTGCCCGATTTCGATGGCGATCTATACGGCCGCCATCTGCAGGTCGACTTCCTGCACAAGCTGCGCGACGAAGAAAAATATGCCGGCCTGGAGCCGCTGATCGCGCAGATCAAGCGCGATGTGGAGAACGCGCGCGCCTTCTACCGCGAACGAATTATCCTCCCCCATCCGTAAGCGGGTGGGGGCGGCAATGCTTTAGCCCGGCTTGCCTGAGCAAGCCGTGAACCTGAATTCACAGAGTCCTGATCCATGTCCGAACAAAGCAAATACCCCGTCAATCTGCTCGACACGCCCTTCCCGATGCGTGGCGATCTGGCCAAGCGCGAACCGGCCTTCCTGGCCCGCTGGGATAGCCAGAAGCTGTATGAACGCGTACGCGCCGCATCCGCCGGCCGACCCAAATTCATCCTGCACGACGGCCCGCCCTACGCCAATGGCGATATCCATATCGGCCACGCCGTCAACAAGGTGCTCAAGGACATCATCGTCAAGAGCAAGACCCTGGCAGGTTTCGACGCGCCCTATGTACCGGGCTGGGATTGCCACGGCCTGCCGATCGAACACCAGATCGAAAAACTGGTGAAGGGCGATAAGAAATCCATCGAAGCCGCTCCCGCCATCCACGCCAAGATCGTTGCCTTCCGCAAGGAAAACGGCCTGGACGAAAAAGCCATCCACCTGCCGGCCGATTTCATCCGCACCCTTTGCCGCGAATTCGCCGAGATCCAGATCGAGCGGCAGAAGAAGGACTTTATCCGCCTGGGCATCATCGGCGACTGGCAGCACCCGTACAAGACCATGGCATTCGACACCGAAGCCAATATCATCCGCACGCTGGGCGAAGCCCATCGCAACGGTTACCTGGTCAAGGGCCAGAAGCCGGTGCACTGGTGCGTGGATTGCGGCTCCTCGCTGGCGGAAGCGGAAGTGGAATACGAGGACAAGAACAGTCCCGCCATCGACGTCGCCTTCCCGGTCAAGGACAGCACCGCCTTGGCCGCTGCTTTCGGCCTGCCGGCCGAGCAACTGGCCGGCGTACCGGCGTTCGCGGTGATCTGGACCACCACGCCGTGGACCTTGCCCGCCAACCGTGCCGTCTGCGTCCATCCGGAACTGACCTATGACTTGATCGAAACGCCCAAGGGCCTGCTGATCCTGGTGCGCGAACTGGCCGAAGCGGCCATCAAGCGCTATGGCTTCGAATCGGTGGAAGTGATCGCCCAAGCCCACGGCAGCAAGCTGGAGAAGCTGGCGTTGCAGCACCCGTTCTATGACCGCGAGTCGCCCATCATCCTGGGCAACCACGTCACCACCGAGGCCGGTACCGGCCTGGTGCACACCGCACCCGCGCACGGCCTGGACGACTGGCTGGTCGGCCAGCACTACGGCCTGAGCAACGACAACCCGGTCGGCAACGACGGCCGCTTCCTGGCGGACGTGGAACTGTTCGCCGGCAAGACCGTCTGGGAAGCCAACCCATTGGTACTGGAAGCCCTCGCCGGCAGCGAGCTGCTCCTGGCCAGCGTACGCTTGAACCATAGCTATCCGCATTGCTGGCGGCACAAGACGCCCATCATCTTCCGCGCGACCGCCCAGTGGTTTATCGCCATGGAAAAGCCCGGCCATGCCGGCGTCTCGCTGCGCTCGGTCGCCCAGGCGGCGGTGGACACCACCGAGTTCTTCCCGGACTGGGGCCGGCCACGGCTGGAATCCATGATCAACAACCGCCCCGACTGGTGTGTCTCGCGCCAGCGCAATTGGGGCACGCCGATGACCTTCTTCGTCCACAAGCTGACCGGCGAATTGCATCCGCATTCGCTGGAGTTGCTGGAACAGGTTGCGCAAAAGGTCGAACAGCAAGGCATCAATGCCTGGTTCCTGCTGGACCCGGCCGAATTGCTGGGCGCGGAAGCCGCCGACTACGACAAGCTCAAGGACACCCTGGACGTCTGGTTCGACTCGGGCTCCACCCATTTCGCCGTACTCAAGCAGCGTCCCGAGCTGGCTTGGCCGGCCGACCTGTACCTGGAAGGTTCGGACCAGCATCGCGGCTGGTTCCAATCCAGCCTGCTCACCGGCTGCGCCACCACCGGCCGCGCGCCCTACAAGCAATTGCTGACCCACGGCTTCACCGTGGACGGCAAGGGCGAGAAGATGTCCAAGTCCAAGGGCAATGTGGTCGCCCCGCAGAAGGTGATCGA contains the following coding sequences:
- a CDS encoding bifunctional riboflavin kinase/FAD synthetase, which encodes MQVFRGAPFLPAGPCALTIGNFDGLHRGHRAMLDRLVGEASRLGLPAAVLTFEPHPRELFAPDSAPPRLSSLREKLELLRDAGIARVYLAHFTRGFASLSAEAFAGDIVSSQIGARYVLVGDDFRFGKGRTGDNSQLALFGHRFGFLAEAMPEIAVDGRRASSTAVRNALANGELALAEQLLGRPYRISGRVVHGQKLGRQIGFPTANIQVKHNRPPLTGIFVTEIHGAGPGPLLGATSLGQRPTVDDSGRIALEVHLPDFDGDLYGRHLQVDFLHKLRDEEKYAGLEPLIAQIKRDVENARAFYRERIILPHP
- the ileS gene encoding isoleucine--tRNA ligase; amino-acid sequence: MSEQSKYPVNLLDTPFPMRGDLAKREPAFLARWDSQKLYERVRAASAGRPKFILHDGPPYANGDIHIGHAVNKVLKDIIVKSKTLAGFDAPYVPGWDCHGLPIEHQIEKLVKGDKKSIEAAPAIHAKIVAFRKENGLDEKAIHLPADFIRTLCREFAEIQIERQKKDFIRLGIIGDWQHPYKTMAFDTEANIIRTLGEAHRNGYLVKGQKPVHWCVDCGSSLAEAEVEYEDKNSPAIDVAFPVKDSTALAAAFGLPAEQLAGVPAFAVIWTTTPWTLPANRAVCVHPELTYDLIETPKGLLILVRELAEAAIKRYGFESVEVIAQAHGSKLEKLALQHPFYDRESPIILGNHVTTEAGTGLVHTAPAHGLDDWLVGQHYGLSNDNPVGNDGRFLADVELFAGKTVWEANPLVLEALAGSELLLASVRLNHSYPHCWRHKTPIIFRATAQWFIAMEKPGHAGVSLRSVAQAAVDTTEFFPDWGRPRLESMINNRPDWCVSRQRNWGTPMTFFVHKLTGELHPHSLELLEQVAQKVEQQGINAWFLLDPAELLGAEAADYDKLKDTLDVWFDSGSTHFAVLKQRPELAWPADLYLEGSDQHRGWFQSSLLTGCATTGRAPYKQLLTHGFTVDGKGEKMSKSKGNVVAPQKVIDQMGADMLRLWAASTDYSGEMSISDEILKRVADSYRRIRNTLRFLLANLSDFDAARDALPVERMLTLDRYALVMAQSFQQAVTAEYERYSFHTAMQTVHHYCADDLGGFYLDILKDRLYTTAADSHARRSAQTALYHITRSLALLLTPVLSFTSDEVWTTLAGHGEDNPLLHGWHAIPQPADGAQLAADWAGVREVVALAKKEMEVLREAGTIGSSLQAELRITADERLYPLLAALGDDLKYVLIVSKLTLAAGATTQVSVAPAAGAKCERCWHYRADVGSHADHTGLCPRCISNLFAAGEVRSHA